From one Dermacentor silvarum isolate Dsil-2018 chromosome 3, BIME_Dsil_1.4, whole genome shotgun sequence genomic stretch:
- the LOC119446347 gene encoding 7SK snRNA methylphosphate capping enzyme, with translation METAVAVPGIHVDMSSKRGSTAVFQRTICRSASVDHRPKTLKPANGAAADSGGLRKPAAAREEPASNQNKPPAPSGKGTFGKRRQSFGSLSDHKHLFKRRRRDLFTPPTKFLLGGNINDPLNLASFENDEVNKRANAVTPKSSPVPTPRHRTQVEVLIPPNINDPLNLNTGEDIEFKLISPGSRRRKRRYKRKSRSEDDPGTAAADGSSATPAATAASDDPAPAAAAAADASAIASSSAGDLLDGSATDAAAPAVTSTTPSPAVSVATPTSSRKTSGSATAGSHASSAAASASSSSSAALCPVDKIVSPVVPQGSPVKFSRRKSSAESRRSTGSGSAAASSRPPANAKQVHFRPKDAHFQYGNYNRYYGYRNGGGQEDPRLKAMKKEWFRGLDVLDIGCNVGHLTLSLARDYAPRKVIGLDIDGGLIRAARRNVRHYLTAALAGEMRFPVSMAICHGPIAAAALPGRQAESVAFPNNVFFVEGNYILDSDAQLEAQQEEFDMILCLSLTKWVHLNWGDDGVRFLFKRMYRQLRPGGRMLLEAQPFNSYAKKKKLTETTYKNFHAIALRPEKFNEYLLSPEVGFAKCELVATPSHASKGFQRPLYLFTKAGSLDESQSQPRNDATASSSNNNTSCASSTMEASGMQE, from the exons ATGGAGACGGCCGTGGCCGTACCGGGAATTCACGTGGACATGTCGTCCAAGAGGGGATCGACGGCCGTGTTCCAGCGGACGATCTGTCGTTCGGCGAGCGTCGATCATCGGCCCAAGACCCTGAAGCCCGCCAACGGGGCCGCGGCCGATTCAGGCGGGCTCAGAAAGCCCGCGGCTGCCCGCGAAGAGCCCGCAAGCAACCAGAACAAGCCACCCGCGCCGTCGGGCAAAGGCACGTTCGGAAAGCGCCGTCAGTCCTTCGGCTCCTTGTCCGATCACAAGCACCTGTTCAAGAGGCGACGGCGCGACCTGTTCACGCCGCCGACCAAGTTCCTGCTGGGCGGCAACATCAACGACCCGCTGAACCTGGCCAGCTTCGAGAACGACGAAGTGAACAAGCGTGCGAATGCCGTGACACCCAAGTCGTCTCCGGTACCAACCCCGCGACACAGGACTCAAGTGGAGGTCCTCATCCCGCCCAACATCAACGACCCACTGAACCTCAACACGGGAGAAGACATCGAGTTCAAGCTCATCTCCCCCGGGTCGCGCAGACGAAAGCGCCGGTACAAGCGGAAGTCCAGGAGTGAGGACGACCCCGGTACCGCTGCCGCTGACGGCAGTAGTGCGACTCCTGCCGCTACTGCTGCCTCTGATGAtcctgctcctgctgctgctgctgctgcagacgCCTCGGCCATCGCGTCGTCTTCGGCGGGCGACCTCCTAGATGGTTCCGCCACCGACGCAGCGGCGCCAGCCGTAACGTCGACGACGCCCTCTCCGGCCGTCAGCGTGGCGACGCCGACGTCCTCCCGGAAGACGTCTGGGAGCGCTACGGCGGGCTCGCACGCTTCGTCCGCTGCCGCTTCCGCTTCATCCTCGTCCTCGGCTGCTCTCTGCCCCGTCGACAAGATCGTCTCCCCCGTCGTGCCTCAGGGTTCGCCCGTCAAGTTCTCGCGGCGCAAGTCGTCGGCCGAGTCGCGACGTTCGACCGGCAGCGGCTCGGCCGCCGCTTCGTCCCGCCCGCCGGCCAACGCGAAGCAGGTTCACTTCAGGCCGAAGGACGCACACTTCCAGTACGGCAACTACAACAGGTACTACGGCTACAGGAACGGCGGCGGCCAGGAGGACCCGCGGCTCAAGGCGATGAAGAAGGAGTGGTTCCGCGGCCTGGACGTGCTCGACATTGGCTGCAACGTGGGCCACCTGACGTTGTCGCTGGCGCGCGACTACGCGCCGCGCAAGGTGATCGGACTGGACATCGACGGGGGCCTGATCCGCGCGGCGCGCCGCAACGTGCGACACTACCTGACGGCAGCGCTGGCCGGGGAGATGCGGTTCCCGGTGTCCATGGCCATCTGTCACGGTCCCATCGCGGCGGCGGCTTTGCCCGGCCGGCAGGCCGAGTCCGTGGCCTTCCCCAACAACGTATTCTTCGTCGAG GGCAACTACATACTGGACAGCGATGCCCAGCTGGAAGCGCAGCAGGAGGAGTTTGACATGATTCTCTGCCTGAGCCTGACCAAGTGGGTGCACCTGAACTGGGGCGACGACGGCGTGCGGTTCCTGTTCAAGCGCATGTACCGCCAGCTGCGGCCTGGTGGGCGCATGCTCCTCGAGGCACAGCCCTTTAACTCCTATGCCAAGAAGAAGAAGCTCACG GAGACTACATACAAGAACTTCCATGCAATTGCCCTTCGGCCGGAAAAGTTCAACGAGTACCTGCTTTCACCAGAAGTCGGCTTTGCAAAGTGTGAACTTGTCGCCACGCCTTCCCATGCTTCTAAAG GTTTCCAGAGGCCCCTCTATTTATTCACCAAAGCGGGCTCACTCGATGAGTCTCAAAGCCAGCCCCGAAATGATGCAACAGCctccagcagcaacaacaacacaaGCTGTGCGTCCAGCACAATGGAAGCCAGTGGAATGCAGGAGTGA